Proteins co-encoded in one Microcoleus sp. bin38.metabat.b11b12b14.051 genomic window:
- a CDS encoding TerC family protein, translating to MLDQFLDGSPNLGVDTFLLLLVLVALEAVLSADNAIALASISKGLEEPKLQQQALNIGLIIAFVLRIALILTATWVIQFWQFELLGAVYLLWLVFQHFTSDADSDGENHGPRFSSLWKAIPVIAFTDLAFSLDSVTTAIAISDQTWLVLTGATIGIITLRFMAGLFIRWLDEFVHLETAGYITVGFVGMRLLVKVINDSLVPPQWLVVSAIALMFVWGFSKRTPEESEIAESTEVAVNLPDVEVTVPEPQAQNSEF from the coding sequence ATGTTAGATCAATTTCTCGACGGTTCGCCCAATTTGGGAGTTGACACCTTTTTATTATTGTTGGTTTTGGTGGCCCTAGAGGCGGTACTTTCGGCTGACAACGCGATCGCCCTGGCATCTATTTCTAAAGGTTTGGAAGAGCCCAAGCTACAGCAACAAGCTCTCAACATCGGTTTGATAATTGCTTTTGTACTGCGAATAGCACTAATTTTAACGGCAACTTGGGTGATCCAGTTCTGGCAGTTTGAACTGCTGGGAGCCGTTTATCTGCTGTGGCTAGTTTTCCAGCACTTTACCTCAGATGCTGACTCTGATGGAGAAAATCACGGCCCCAGATTTTCGTCTCTGTGGAAAGCAATTCCAGTGATTGCTTTCACGGATTTAGCATTTTCTTTGGATAGCGTTACCACTGCGATCGCGATTTCTGACCAAACTTGGCTGGTACTCACAGGCGCGACAATTGGAATTATCACCCTGCGATTTATGGCAGGCTTGTTCATCCGCTGGCTCGATGAGTTCGTACACCTTGAAACTGCTGGCTACATTACAGTCGGTTTCGTGGGAATGCGATTGCTGGTGAAGGTAATTAATGATAGTTTGGTACCTCCGCAGTGGCTGGTAGTTTCTGCTATCGCCTTGATGTTTGTCTGGGGATTTTCTAAGCGCACTCCCGAGGAGAGCGAGATTGCAGAATCTACCGAAGTTGCTGTCAATCTGCCGGATGTAGAAGTTACAGTGCCGGAACCGCAAGCACAGAACTCGGAATTTTAA